The Rhipicephalus microplus isolate Deutch F79 chromosome 4, USDA_Rmic, whole genome shotgun sequence sequence AAGCGACAcacgttactgcacgtattcccttaAGATCAAGTATTGTGGCTACATAGCTATAGATCGCAAACATTTCACGCGCATAATTTCTTGTCTTTCAAAGCATGCTACCGCTTGCACAGAATGTGAATTCGatcatatgcgaaagcttcactggtACAAGCGACTTTCAACTTTACCAATTGCATTGCAATAATTAATGTGTGCGGTTtacacgtcccaaaaccacggtattattatgagagacgccgtagtggagggctccgaaaatttcgaccatttgatTTTCTTGAACGTCACTGGcaacgcacagtacacgggcctctaccatttcgcctccatcgaaaatacgacCGCCATGGCTGGGATCGAATTTGATTTCATTGTAGTTTAAACCTCTCGAGTAACataatacaataaaaaatatgcactaagtggttgaagtacgcacaaGGTACAGGATAGTGCTTTCGCACTGATCCCTTCAAGGGACACTGAAGTCGAATATTTACGTCcgagtgaaagctcaatatatgacaacatctaaaacgacaatattgccAGCAACAGcgtcctacttaccgagaaattaaggtaagtgcgcaagaacacaagcgccgcaggaggacattttcaaaatgatcccgatgacatgaGACGGACCGCGTACAATTAATCACGAGTAATAAATCTAACTGCACTATCAAGAGACGCAATACAATGCTGCTTGTTCGTgcctgtttgattcatggaaaaaagaaccgccctACATTACTATGCATAATGGCGTGGGTGagtcaaaaattcaattttcgcgtagttacaCTGGACATGTGGTGCCTTCTAGCGGGGTGCAGTTGAATAAAAAACATCTGCGATATCGAAACCAATGCtgagaaattgatcaatggctgttgttgcttctgtggctcccgctgctttcggtctgcttcTACTAGCACATGTAAAGCTGGACAACTTTGTGCACGGCCACAGTAGTGACGTAAATCAGTCCGGTaggtccgcttcttgaggtgggtaatttgaagtgattgatttgtggggtttaacgtcccaaaaccaccatttgattatgagagacgccgtagtggagggctccggaaattttgaccacctggagttctttaacgtgcacccaaatctgagtacacgggcctacaacatttccgcctccatcggaaatgcagccgccgcagccgggaatcgaacccgcgacctgcgggtcagcagccgagtaccttagccactagaccaccgcggcgggggaggtgggtaatttgaagtgagctaacccgatgcggactactaaaacgtgattttatttcaaaatagtcccttccttggcacaaaagtaacactacgaggtttctagaCTGCTATTTcgacaatcaacgtcgacttaccagttgcatttagtgtccctttaaaggtgAAGTATAAGGGTAGTTGACCTCCCCACCTTTCTTATACACCTCTCTATTTTTCGAAACTTTGATTTCTGCGCATTTGCGAGCCctacttttttcattttttggagATAAGTAAGGAAGCACGAAATAATAAACAATGTTTTCAGGCTTTCCCGTAGTGTTGGCCGATTGGCGCGcatgttaacccccccccccccccccttccttgcTGCAGGCTGGTGTCCATGAGCATCGAAGCCCATAACGCGCAGTACGAATCTTAAGACGGAGCAATGAAGTTGTGTGAGTCCGCCGCGTTGTTATAGTGATTACAGTAACCTGCTACTGATCTTAAAGGGTCCAATCCCGGCAGCCGCTGTAGCACTTAGAGGAAAATGCCACAAGCCCATGCGCGCTacgccagtgcacgttaaagaacacctgcAGATATCCGAAATTTCGAGGGcatttcactacggcgtccccaATAGTCATACCTCGGTTTTAGCCAATAAAACATTAAACATTACTAAGCCGCACGCATGCAGGTCAACGTATCACTGGCCTGCTGCTGGCGCCACCCTGCTCTCTATTTGACGCTTCGCACCTGTTTCTAACGCTAAAGAACAGCGCGTGTTCTTGTAAATATTTATGTGAAACAAAATTAAGCCGGACTGTTGATCTTTCACTACAGCTCGCTATTGGAAGCTTGAGTGGTATTACGGCTGCTCTAGCCGTAATACCAGTCCGCCTGCTTCAACCACGCACTTAGTGCCATACTCTATGATGTTATACTCGAGACGTTTAAACTgcggattactacaatgtaatagAGTTCGATTGCGGCCGCGGCAGTTAcccttcgatggaggcgaaatggaagAGGCTCGTGTactatgcgatgtcagtgcacgttaaaaaaacaccagatgaccGTAATTTCGGCAAATGGTTTCACGGCAAAAAACTTCAACGTTTGCTGTTTCAGTAAACAAGGTGCTGTtcaaaaggaaagagaaaagaagagaacgaGGAGGGGTGAAGTTGATGATGAACGACATGTGAATAGGAAAAATGTTGTTCTTAATTCAACCGACTGACTTATTGAAgccatattgccgcgacaggttggccacgtccaagtagcccgccgcaatcatcatggcaagagcaccagaaaGACCCGGCTgacatgcgccacgcgttcgtgcgctccaacaacgagaaagaagaagttagttgaatctgtgcctgtcggctactcggactcaacgaccatagtcattagacttgtgggcacaagttcgccctaataaagttcaTATCAATATCATCTACTGTTTTATACTAAAACCACATTCACAATACCACTCTTGCATTCTTTGGATAGAAATAAGTTCATAGCCCTTATGTGATCAGAACTGTCCTGTACCACCGACCTGTATACGGAGTCTAGCATTATGTAAGTGTCGTGGTGACCTTACGTGCACGATTACCGCAACCTTACTCACAGCATCTGCTGCTATCAATACAATTGCAATCGAACGCTCAAGTCGAAGGAGATATTATGCTTCCCCAGCTCCGTAACGTACCTTTCATTCGTTGGCACTTGACAGAAGGTGCTGTAATTGAAGCAATAACCAATTCGCCGGAGCACAAACGAATCTCTCGCCAAAGCATAATTTATACAAGAATAGCATCAGCCATGTTTTATACAATAGTAGTTCTTCCTCTGTCAGCGCCCATATCCGTAACCACCATATCCACCGTAGCCGCCGTAGCCACCACCACCGTAACCACCGCCTCCGTAGCCACCACCGTATCCGCCATAACCATATGGTCTGTGgtgttgatgataatgatgatgaggaTGGTGGTGATAGCCGTGGTGATGTCCATAACCACCATATCCACCGTAGTAGCCACGTCCGCCACCACCGTAGCCTCCGTAGCCGTAGGGCCGATTGTAACCCCGGTAACCACCACCGTAGCCGCCTCCGTATCCACCTCCTCCGTAGCCTCCGTATCCACCGTAGCCTCCGTAGCCTCCGTAGCCTCCATATCCTCTCCGGTAACCAGCCATCGCAACGCCGATGACAAGAAACAGCGCCGTGAGGAGCAGCTTGGTTCATggaaacacaagcacacacaaacGTCCCAGTCACGATAAAGAATATCAGTACGCGCTTATTCTTAGGTCACATCTAACACGGGTGTTGCTAAGTTATATGGTCGATGTTAAAAAAATAGTTGGCCACAGTTTGTGTGATGCTCCTTGCACAATTTCCTCGCCTAATAGAAATTAGATCACAAAATAGATAAAGCGGCAAAGAGCGACGATGCATTTGTTTTGCGCAACATGGTGTCCAAACGAATCTCAAATTGTAAtagagttttatttattttatttataaggTACTGCAGGCCATAAaaatggcccaagcaggagtgggaggTGGTACAGTGATGATGATATGACCAATTAATAGATGTACAGgtataaagaaagaagaaaaaacaaagaaaacaacaacaacgacgacaaaaAAATTAATCAGATAGGTGTATAATTGGGCAGAAACATTCATTTGTCGCGCTATGAACACAGCCAAAGATAATTTTAGCACTTGAAGCAAACTGAGAAAGCTCAATTATCAATTTCATGCGGCAACTGCACACTCTCTTCAAGAATGTTTCAATGGTTCCGATATGTAGGACGGCAAACTTCAGACTGAAGACTCTTGAGGTCAGATTTTTGAAAGCGCCGTGCGGCTTGCCCAATAGCTTTTCCGGCCTTTAATTCTAGTACAAGGCTTCGATTTCTCTAAAAATGCCAGTCATCGCTCGCTGTCGTTACAGATGACCGCTCGTGAATAATGAAAGGCAGAGAAGTGTGCTCACCGAGTCGTGTATTCATGACGTAATCATTTGGCCGACCCACGATCACGCGAGCTCGTTCACGTGTCACGTGTTCACTTCCCCACAATGAACTGCCCCTCTCAACTCGGTCGCCTTGATGGCGTAAAAGCTAAAAGCAACTTTGAAAGTCCAGCTTCAtttgttttgtgttctttttttttggggggggggggggattacttAAAGGAGCGTTCAGTGGCTTATCTGTATCAGCATATGATAGTTCAATGAGTGCATGTTACGTCTATGTTGAATTCGACAAGACATAATGGTTTTTGCACGTAGTGGTCAGAGCAACAAGAACTTATTGATTGGGTCTGCGCTCGGGAGAATAAGTTTGAAGAGAGGTTTGATTAATAATTTGAGTGCATATGTCATTATTCTCTTTCAGTTAGCTGCGCCTTTATTCGGGCTTCTTTttaatgatattgttacgtgatttcgtctgactgaaagagggcatagtggggcatacccaagtaaggtgcctcagactgagataaagaagtggacgttgtcagtgagctgcgttgtggctgcggaccgacaactgttattttccacgtaacattttggtggaggtgctgggtgcttttctgacaacggagctacgcagtggacgcctccttaagtctgctaccatggctccgggtgaggatacggcttcgccatctacctcagcaacgacagcaacccggtacgtcgccctaacgcaaccccgtgatcccggtacctttactggagaggacaacgtgaatgtggacaagtggcttagcatgtacgagcgcatcagcaagcaatatggctgggacccaaccgttatgcttgcgaatgtcattttctatcttgacaagacccctcgcacctggtttgagacccacgagcacgaaatcacaagctgggaaatgtttaaacaacagctccgcgacctttttggcaacccgtttggtcaacaacttgatgcccgaaagcaattggctgtccgtacacagacgtccactgagccctacttgacttatattcaagacgtcttagcgttgtgtcaaagggccgatcccaacatgactgaggccgacaagatttcgaacgtgttaaaaggaatcgccgacgatgcgttcagcctgcttgtattcaccaacgtaacgaccatggacgctgtgatcaaagagtgccgccgtctcgagcaggcgaagagtcgacgcattttgcagcagtttcagcgcctacccaacaccgcggcaacgtcgtcttacgaagccactccttgtcatccgtctacaaccgaagacgtgacgcgcatcgtccgacgtgaactcgaggccgcttacccggctgccaacaaactaccgacgttgcccgacgcctcaacaccagctgtcgccttgatccaggctgttgtccgccaggaattcgctaaccttggtatcctgtccactgcatccacactggataatactggtccctcaatagcttctgtggacatgagacgtcgccatccatactctattcgaaccaggaacccgtctgaatggcgaacagctgatgataagccaatctgcttccgctgtggtcgcgcaggacacatcgctcgttactgccgcagtcaatggccatctatgtcttctggctcgtaccccgcttacagtaactcattctgtccaccaaaccaccgttatccgacccgcactcagtctacagcatttactgcccctgaggactacggccaccctgccccgtcgtcgccaccgcctcaaagacgcccttctcgttcaaacacgcgtcgccgctctccctcgccatcgttcaaccgccgcgcgtccccggaaaactaggctgcgccgCTTCTGGaagtgaagctgccctgtcgaccttacccaaaaatcctctgttgcccttacgtttgaaccggaacaccctagaagtatatgttgatggtacacctgttgaagctttgatagatacgggcgctcacgtctgtattatgagttcgcgttttcgtcgtcgcatgaagaaggtcctcacgccccccttgaccagtgtcgtccaagttgcagatggtgcaaaagtccctgtcgtcggtatgtgcacagctcaacttaccgtagccggtcatcaagtggtcgtcctttttaccgtgcttgaaacatgtccccacgacctcatactaggcctcgattttcttgccgccaattctgctctgattgattgctccgctggtgtgctccgccttgaactgccacaaattagtgccgccccgtaccaacctacatgccgattacaatgcagcgattttgttcgcctgccctcgaaaactgtgacgtacgtcgattttctgtgctcaccacctgtgcccgacggtgactattacgctacgcctctcaccgacgtactccttgcgcacaatgttgcagtgccctatacggtgctcagcatcacggataacaaaacttgtctacctcttgtcaatttcggctacatgaatcatgtgcttccacaaggcatttctgtggcccacctgtgtccgttgctcgattcacaaattgaagtgcttgccttagacacatttgcttcaccgcagcgcacatcactcgcaacatattccggcagccgtcaaattgtagacatgatcgccactgatcttccgcctccgcaagttgaagccctacaacatcttctcgaggcctaccaggatattttcgattttggtgaccgacctcttgggcagacgtcctttgtccagcatcgcatacacacgggtgatgccaaccctgttcaccgccgtccctacagagtgtctgcttttgagcggagcataattcagaaggaggtgaacaagatgctagcgaaggacattattgaaccatcctccagtccctgggcatccccggtggtattagttaaaaagaaggacggatcgtggcgattttgtgtggactatcgccaccttaacaacatcaccaagaaagacgcataccctctgccccgcattgatgacgcccttgattgcctccatggtgccacctacttttcttccatcgatcttcgttctggttattggcagattgccgtgaaCCCCATGGACCtagagagaagacggcttttgtaacacccgatggcctctaccaatttaaagtcatgcctttcggcttatgtaatgcccccgccacctttgaacgaatgatggactccctgctccatggattcaagtggtctacgtgtctttgttatctggatgacgtgattgtgtttgctcccacttttgaagcgcaccttgagagactgtcaaaaattcttgatgtattccgtctcgccggccttcagctgaattcatctaagtgccggtttggtcgccgtcgcattacaatacttggacatattgttgacgcttacggtgtacagcctgacccagaaaaagttcgagctgtgaaggactttcctgtgccgaaaaccgccaaagatgtccgcagctttgtggggctctgctcctattttcggcggttcatcaagaacttcgcggaaatcgctcggcccctaacagatttactcaaaccggatgagacgtttacctggggtctttcgcaatcagcagcattttccgacctgaccacttggctcacttcttctcctgtgctagctcacttcgaccctacggcatcGACGGAAGTgcgcactgatgccagcggttacggaataggcgctttgttggctcagcgacaacgtgggcagcatcgcgtgatagcttatgccagcaggctgctgtccacctcggagcgtaattattccatcacagagcgcgaatgcctagcgctggtgtgggcagtcgcgaaatttcgcccttacttatacggccgaccatttatagttcttaccgaccaccacgctctctgctggctcgcctccctcaaagatcccacaggtcgtctcgcccgctgggcactccgcctccaggagtattcttacaccgtagtgtacaaatcaggaaaactgcacaaagaagtggattgtctgtcacgctaccctgtggccgactgcgatcctacgagcactgattctgtgggctgcgtcctttccatctcccagctgcttcatctcggggacgagcagcgtcgcgatccggatatcagccgcctaatacaacagctcgaatcttcaccgcaagacgcttccgttcgcatgtttaccttaaaggaccacaccttatatcggcgtaatttatcgccccatggtcacgacctacttctggtcataccaaagcacctgcgttctacagtcctatacgcgagctccatgacgcgccaaccgcgggtcaccttggtgtctctcgcacatatgaccgtgtgcgccgccgcttctactggcctggcctttcacgttctgtacgtcgctatgtcaacgcttgtgaaatttgccagcgtcgcaaaaagccgtcgagactaccttccggatatcttcagcccatcgacatcccatcggagccattcttccgtgttggtttggaccttctcggtcccttcccaacatccgcctccggaaacaagtgggtcgcggtggctacggattacgcgacccgttatgcagttacgcgagccatgccaacaagctgcgctacagacgtcgctgattttctactacgcgatctcattttagtgtatggagcccctcgtcaactgctgacagaccgaggccgtacgttccttt is a genomic window containing:
- the LOC119171360 gene encoding uncharacterized protein LOC119171360, which produces MRVALLLTALFLVIGVAMAGYRRGYGGYGGYGGYGGYGGYGGGGYGGGYGGGYRGYNRPYGYGGYGGGGRGYYGGYGGYGHHHGYHHHPHHHYHQHHRPYGYGGYGGGYGGGGYGGGGYGGYGGYGGYGYGR